The Kordia sp. SMS9 DNA window TGGAAAACCGTTATCAATGGAAAAACAAATGGACTCTGGTTAGAATGGTATCCAAACGGTACGTTAAGATACAGAGCCTACTGGAAAAACAGCTTAGGAAACGGACGATGGGAATATTTTTACCCGAACGGACAATTGCGTTCTGAAAGTTTTTACATCAACGACATTGCACAGGGAATTTACAGAAGTTATTATAAAAATGGGCAACTCAAAATGGACGCCACGTATCTAAATGGTAAAAAAGATGGTGTAGAATTCACCTATGATGTGAATGGTATAGTACTTTCGCGAAAGCTTTACAAACAAGGAATACAACAGATTGATGAACCTACTATATTTCAAGAAGGACTGATCTCTAAAGAAAATAGTAACGAATGGGGAATTAACTTTATGCCAGATGGAAAAACGGCATACTTCACCAGAAAAGATACTGCTGGCAAAAAACGAATTTACACACTTACCAACACTGAAAGTGGCTGGAGCGAACCAACAATTGCCACTTTCTCAACACATGAAGATGAAACGCCATTTATAAACAGTGATGGAAGCAAACTGTACTTTGCGTCCTTCAGACCGTTACCAGACGGAAGTACGACTGAAAAAATAGACATGAATATTTGGTATGTAGATAGAATCAATAACAAATGGTCTGCGCCAAAACCTATATCTTCTATGATCAATACATCTAAGAAAAAAGGTGCTATTTGGACAGCAAACTATGAAGCAGGTCCAATAACGGATGCGAATGGCAATCTCTACTACTGGACAAAAGGTAGTGAAAGCAAGGCGACAAATTTGTATTATTCAGAAAGAAAAACGAATGGAAAATATAGCAAACCGCAAGAAATCATTCCGCCATCGAGCACTACAAATTATGACACCGCTCCGCAGCTTTCGCCAGATGGGAACATCCTTTTCTTTTCGTCAGACGATAGATATGATGGTTATGGAGGTGCTGACATTTACTATTCAGTAAAAAAAGAAGGAAAATGGTCTGCACCGAAAAATTTAGGTCCAATAGTGAATTCATCACAATCAGAAGGTTTTCCAAGTTTCTCACCCGATGGAAAATTTTTCTACTTTAGTAGCAATCGCGGAGACGCAAAAGACGAGAATGGAGAACGAATTTGGAATCTCTATTACATGGAAACAAAATATTTAATGATTGAAAAATAACGAAATGAAAAAAATAATAATTCTCCTATATCTAGCTAGTTTTC harbors:
- a CDS encoding PD40 domain-containing protein encodes the protein MKIICKITLVLIMSVCFTATSLAQIKTPLKVSKEADIDLKTYTGIISEQYANGSPSLWKTVINGKTNGLWLEWYPNGTLRYRAYWKNSLGNGRWEYFYPNGQLRSESFYINDIAQGIYRSYYKNGQLKMDATYLNGKKDGVEFTYDVNGIVLSRKLYKQGIQQIDEPTIFQEGLISKENSNEWGINFMPDGKTAYFTRKDTAGKKRIYTLTNTESGWSEPTIATFSTHEDETPFINSDGSKLYFASFRPLPDGSTTEKIDMNIWYVDRINNKWSAPKPISSMINTSKKKGAIWTANYEAGPITDANGNLYYWTKGSESKATNLYYSERKTNGKYSKPQEIIPPSSTTNYDTAPQLSPDGNILFFSSDDRYDGYGGADIYYSVKKEGKWSAPKNLGPIVNSSQSEGFPSFSPDGKFFYFSSNRGDAKDENGERIWNLYYMETKYLMIEK